The Cellulophaga sp. L1A9 genome window below encodes:
- the brnQ gene encoding branched-chain amino acid transport system II carrier protein, translated as MQNTKETLVTAFALFSLFFGAGNLIFPPLLGFQSGNMWWLVALGFCLSAVLIPLFGILAHAKIQGTIFDFGKKVSRTFSLMYSILIYAISVSLPSPRTASVTHEIAVQPFFDSPYIVTSIIYFSLVFVFVMNRSKLLNILGKLLTPAIILILLAIIGITVFYFDSNFGNTHFDSPFTHGILEGYQTFDAIGAVVVGGVIIVSVNISNKEKTFDEKKSLIRKAGWLAGLALFVIYAGLIFTGAVMHNQFDADITRTALLNGISIKTLGSTANLFLSILVSLACFTTAVGIVTGTSDFIRHLFNDSQVAYIITAILGCVLGVAMGQFNVAYIITVALPALMFIYPITIVLILLNILPDKYASTLVFRSVIIVTAVFSIPDFLSTIGYANEVISLKEYIPLSEYNMGWVIPAFLTFAIVNVLGSKKPTHE; from the coding sequence ATGCAAAACACCAAAGAAACCTTAGTAACAGCCTTTGCCCTTTTTTCTTTATTTTTTGGAGCTGGTAATTTAATATTCCCCCCTCTTTTAGGATTTCAATCTGGAAACATGTGGTGGCTAGTAGCTTTAGGTTTTTGTTTATCTGCTGTTTTAATTCCTCTTTTCGGAATTTTGGCACACGCTAAGATCCAAGGAACCATATTCGATTTCGGAAAAAAAGTGTCGCGCACCTTTAGCCTAATGTATTCTATATTAATATATGCTATCTCCGTAAGCCTACCCTCTCCTAGAACAGCATCTGTAACCCATGAAATAGCTGTACAGCCATTTTTTGACTCACCCTATATAGTGACTAGCATTATTTACTTTTCTCTAGTATTTGTTTTCGTCATGAACAGATCTAAACTATTGAATATCTTAGGAAAACTCTTAACTCCGGCCATCATCCTTATATTATTAGCCATTATAGGTATTACTGTCTTTTATTTCGATTCCAATTTTGGAAATACTCATTTTGATAGTCCGTTTACCCACGGCATTTTAGAAGGCTATCAAACGTTTGACGCTATAGGCGCGGTTGTGGTTGGAGGTGTAATCATCGTCTCAGTAAACATTAGCAACAAAGAAAAGACCTTTGATGAAAAAAAATCTCTAATTCGAAAAGCAGGGTGGTTAGCTGGCCTTGCTCTTTTTGTTATTTATGCAGGCTTAATATTTACTGGAGCCGTAATGCACAATCAGTTTGATGCAGACATTACACGAACCGCACTTTTAAATGGCATTAGCATAAAAACCCTAGGAAGTACAGCAAACTTGTTTTTGAGTATTTTGGTAAGCCTCGCATGTTTTACTACTGCCGTAGGTATTGTCACAGGAACATCTGATTTTATAAGACATTTGTTTAATGATTCTCAAGTAGCCTATATCATTACAGCAATACTTGGTTGTGTGTTGGGTGTAGCTATGGGGCAATTTAATGTGGCCTATATTATTACTGTAGCCTTACCTGCATTAATGTTTATCTACCCTATTACCATAGTATTAATCTTACTAAACATTCTACCTGATAAATATGCATCTACACTAGTTTTTAGAAGTGTTATCATCGTAACTGCAGTTTTCAGTATTCCAGATTTTTTAAGCACAATAGGATATGCTAATGAAGTTATTAGTCTAAAAGAATACATCCCCCTTAGTGAATACAATATGGGTTGGGTAATACCCGCATTTTTAACTTTTGCTATTGTAAATGTATTAGGAAGTAAGAAACCTACCCATGAATAG
- the thiL gene encoding thiamine-phosphate kinase, whose protein sequence is MIEDKNQKKTSLEELGEFGLIEHLTKSFESKQESTLKAIGDDAAVLDLKDKKTVLSTDLLIEGVHFDLAYMPLKHLGYKSIMVNLSDIYAMNATPTQITVSVAVSNRFPLEALEELYAGIELATKTYNVDLVGGDTTSSKTGLLISVTAVGTANEADITYRNGAKPNDLLVVSGDLGGAYMGLQVLEREKEVYKVNPNSQPDLEPYSYIVERQLKPEARKDIVELLVQLEVKPTSMIDISDGLSSEILHICKQSEVGCDLYEDKIPLDPTVISSCEEFGMDSTLVALSGGEDYELLFTIDQKDFDKIKGNPNLTVIGHMTDKSLGANMVTRSGSKIGLTAQGWNSFSE, encoded by the coding sequence CAAAATCGTTTGAAAGTAAACAAGAATCAACACTTAAGGCAATTGGTGATGATGCTGCTGTTCTTGATCTAAAAGATAAAAAAACCGTCCTTTCTACTGATTTATTAATTGAAGGTGTACACTTTGATTTAGCGTACATGCCCCTAAAACATTTAGGCTATAAGTCTATTATGGTTAATTTGTCTGACATCTATGCTATGAATGCAACCCCTACGCAAATTACGGTTTCGGTAGCGGTTTCAAACAGATTTCCTTTAGAAGCATTGGAAGAACTTTATGCCGGAATAGAATTGGCAACAAAAACATACAATGTAGATCTTGTAGGCGGAGACACCACGTCTTCTAAAACAGGTTTATTAATTAGTGTAACTGCTGTAGGAACTGCTAATGAAGCAGATATTACTTACCGAAATGGCGCAAAACCCAATGATTTATTGGTGGTTTCTGGGGATTTAGGCGGGGCTTATATGGGACTTCAAGTGCTTGAGCGTGAAAAAGAAGTGTATAAAGTGAACCCTAACAGCCAGCCAGACTTAGAGCCGTACTCCTACATTGTGGAACGACAATTAAAGCCAGAAGCACGAAAAGATATCGTGGAACTTTTAGTACAATTAGAAGTTAAACCTACTTCTATGATTGATATTAGTGATGGACTTTCTTCTGAAATACTGCATATATGTAAGCAGAGCGAAGTTGGTTGCGATTTATATGAAGATAAAATACCTCTAGATCCTACTGTTATCTCTTCTTGTGAAGAATTTGGGATGGACAGTACTCTTGTTGCTTTAAGTGGTGGCGAAGATTATGAATTACTTTTCACAATAGATCAAAAAGACTTTGATAAAATAAAGGGTAATCCTAATTTAACGGTTATCGGTCATATGACAGATAAAAGTTTAGGTGCAAATATGGTGACGAGAAGCGGATCAAAAATTGGGTTAACGGCACAAGGCTGGAATTCTTTTAGCGAATAG